The Rattus norvegicus strain BN/NHsdMcwi chromosome 20, GRCr8, whole genome shotgun sequence genomic interval GCTTTCTTTGCAAGGTCATGCTTTTCATGTAtttgtcagtctgtctctcttaCTCCCTCTACCTCGTTTTTCTACCTACTGCATCCTATCTTCTCGTTTGATTCCATATTCCTGAAATGTTTACCCAGATCACACActtaaacacaattttaaattgTGGCTCAGGACCATGGACAGTGCTAATGGGTTGGCCTGTTGAGTGACCAGCTGAAAATTTCACATATTATTAGGCATATTTGTTGTGGTGGCTAAAAGTACATAAGGTTCTAGTCACAACAGTAAAACTCCGGTCTGAGCTGCATTATTTCTCTTCATGGAAGGAGTTTAAAACAGTAACACTACCACACTGCACAAATGGCATATAGCAGCTGTCCAGTGTTTACTAAATGGAACTTTTAAGTGACTGTTCCCAGTAAGCAACTGGaacacaaatgtgtgtgtcttAAGCTGCAAATCTACAATGTCTATGCAATTGCCTAAGGTTGGATTAAGGATAAGAATTGGATGGCGATTCAGTCAGTCTCACTAGAGAATGCAAAATTAGCTCGagatataaaatgaaaatcacaTGGGTCATTTTTctctgataataaaaataaaaagtccttTGACAAGTCTCTTAACAATTAAAACAATCCTTTAGCCATCCTTTGATACAAGTAAACTGACAAACATGTCACATGAATTTTCACCTAAACAGCAGCAGTCTGACAACTTATTATCTTCTTGGCAGCATGTGAGTCTGCAGCCTGGACAGTGGTTATGCCACTCACCATCTGTGAGCACACTGCATGACAAGCTAATGTCACCTGCCTGTGCACACAGTTCATGTGCCACAGATTCTGAGGGCTTCACCTACCACTGATCATTCCTTCAATGTAAAGCAGGTGATCATCTTGACACATAATCCCGCCTTGTCTTCCTACctgacacacaaaaaaaaccaaatagcTCATCTCCCCATATTTGAAGCCTGTGGCACCAACCATGGGTAATATGCTCATGTTAATAACCCATAGACATCTTTCTTCTGGAATCTAAGAGTTCATCTTTGGCAGCTTACACATATTCTAGATACACGGTTTGTGAAGAGTAGTGAACTCTTTTCAATGAGATGACACTGGCCCTTCCTTTTAGTCTGAACCCAACTGACCAATATTCAACTAACCCTTTACATGTCGCCTGCTAGCACTTCCTCAACTTGCCCCTAAGAATCCTTGCTGGCAAAAAGAGCATGAAGGGACAAGACGATGAAGACTTATTCAAGAGGGTGGGTATaaagagaagtctggtgtgaacTTTCCTGAGAATTCCCATTCTTCCCATAATTTAACATCCCCTACCCAGTGCTCCTGTGCCACAGGATCCAGCAAGATGACATTTCCCTTTTTAATCCTACTAATATTTTTATATGTCTGGGcacaaatagaaaaaacaaacaaaaaaaataaaacaagcacacATTCAAATGCATACACATCGTCTCCAATGCCACCGGTCAGGCTGCTGCACCAGTGGAGTCATGGCTTACTCCCAGATTATGAATTCAACTGGGTTTATACTCCCATGACAACTCTTGAAGTGTCAATAGAACTAAACAGGATGCCTTTTTATTATTGCTTTCCCTTACAGTCTAGAACGACCAAGGTAGAAACCCACTACAATATCAAAATACCTAACAATCTTGTAAATTGCATGAAGAGGGACTCCTTGGCATTTGGGTCAAAGACCTGACCATGGCACATTGTTTCTCCATGCTTTGTTACCCCAACTGAACAGCTTCTTCCCTATCTACTGATTAGCTTCCAAAAGCCCCTTTTATGGAAAATAAAAGCTCACATAGCATAAACTTTTGGCATAGAAAAACTGAAAATTATTGCTGCCACCTGGCATCAAGaccaactaaaaaaaaatcttcgAAATGTACTAAAGTCCATAATGATAatttttcttggttttggtttgtttgtttgtttgttttttcaagacagggtttctctgtgtagcactggctgccctggaactcgctctgtagtccaggttgacttcaaactcagagatcctcctgcctctgactcccaagtggtAGGAGTAAAGTTGAACACCACCAACTCCCAGCatgatagttttattttaaatattttgattttaatcaTAAGTCTCATTCCAAAAGCAACTGTGAGGTTAAAACTGCATTTGTGGGTATGTGACAGACATTTTTGACTGAAGGTAGGTACTTGAACAGCACAAGTGATTTTCACCAGGGTCATGTCGACCTTCTGAAACTGTTATGACTGACAGCCTGGCTCACCTACCTAATGTCCCAACCAACCATCTCAATTTACTATGAAGAGGGCACCCCATCTGCATGTATCTAGACATATTTCTCTTCTAACAGTCCCAAAAGAGTCTTTGGACTGGTTAACTGGCAGGAAAACGACTAACCCAGGCAGGTAAGACAAACCGACAGGCCAGTGGCTCAGTCAGAATATCTCTATAACTGCTGTAATGAGACTGAACTGTTTTAAAATCAGGTTGGGATCTACTGTTTCTGTCTCTAACCCACAAAGGCCCAGGAATGCATACCTCAAAATCCTCAAATCCGGATTCAAATATTGCCACCACTGTaataaagtctattttattcctCCCTACATAATATTTGAGCTTCTAATTTTGTTAAAACTCAAAATTAGTGTGCCAGGCACTAGGAGTCCAGGTTGGTTACTGTTCTACTCACTTATGCTTCTTGTAAGACACTTGGGATCCAAAATAACCACTGACTCCAGTATAGAAATCCTGAGTCACACCAATTCCTTATTTGTAAAGCCATGCATCTACAACAGCAGCCTACATCAGTGATACAGGTGGGAGCTCTCTCCAAACTAAAGATAAAATATCTAAGTTGTTCATAAATGAGAGGAAGTAAACATTTTATATTGGAAATTTTATGGGCAGTTTATTAAGTTCAATGATGAAAGCTATCAGAAGAATATTCTCCTGAAAAATTtgttttttcttagaaaaaaatgaaaggaagatcCAAACCCTCTCAGCATAGCCACAGATGCTGTGGCAGTCACgcctctctggagacagggaCAGTCCATCAGTCTGAGGAGTCACTCCCTGGGGCAACAGGATTGTAGTCAGGATCATCCTCACCATCTTCTAGCTCCAAATCATCCATTTCTTGGAACAATGACTCATCCACCTCCACATTGTTCCCAGCTGTGAAGAATAAGACAGCCTTGCCTTTTAATCCAGAAACAGTCAaccagtgtgagtgtgtgtgtctgtgtgtgtgtgtgtgtgtatgtgtgtgtgtgtctgtatgtgtgtgtgtgagtgtgtgtgtgtgagtgtgagtgagtgtgtgtgtgtgtatgtgtgtgtgtgtgtgttcaggcatGGAGAGGAAGGTATGAGGTAGTGATGACACCCAGGCTACCAGTGAAAATCCTTCTGAAGTTGATTAGCAGAAACTCCAACAACAGAAGAGCAACTCCAATCTTCACAGTCATAGCCTAAAGTCTTGCTATTTTAAAAGAAGCTCATAGAATATTTAATGACAATGTAGCAAGCTATAGTTGCAAACAAGGACTCATTGGTGGACCATCACTAAGACCAGCCCCATAGCTCAGCTTACCTACTGCCAGCAGATATGCATATCATCTAAGCTCAGCTGTAACTTCTTACTTAATTGACTGTCAGATGGGACTTGCCTAATTCCCTTTACATACAACAGATAGCAAAGGCTCTAAGTGTCTAAGCCCTGTGTAAAGCACTGGCCAGGCTCTGCCTCAGCAAACCCACCCTGCAGACAGCCTGAAGTAGATATAGGAGGATACCACAGCACTCCTCTAGCTGTGCAAATGTTTATCTTCCTTCCCTCCTAAGAGTCTAGTCTATTGACATTCAATCTAATGAGAATATAGAGAGCCTATCCTATATAAACTATAGTCTATATAAATAATACtatagggctggaaagatagttCAGCCATTagaggctaggctcacaaccagaaATACAATGACAATGAACTGAGTTCAGGCCACAGAGTGAGTTGAGTCAGAAGCACTGAAGGCTTCTCGAATATTTTCAGGGAACATGTGAATCCAACAACAGAACACAAGGGTCAGGATGAGCAATTCTAAAAGTATTTAAAACGTACAAAAAGAATAAGATCTTGATACTTCCAATTAGAAGACAAGAGTCTTGAGGAAAAATATCTGGAAGTAACACAGGTAAGACCAGACTGAAATGGAACTATGTAGTTTTTTCCCCTATCAAAGAATTCTAAAGTTTTATGGTTAAAACTATAGAATATTCAAGGCTCCTAGAAACAGAGAgattcatgggctggagagatggtaagaggactcttccaaaggactcagattcaattcctagcatccacatggtggctcacagacctataactccagtttcagggagtACCCATGCAGTGAACACAGTCACATGCAGTCcaacacttgtacacataaataaataaatctttaaagagaaaaagataaagaCATTGAAAGAATGATTTAAGCGGCTACAGTAAGTCCAGgcaaaaacaataaaaccttCAAATGAGAGATGGAAATTGCTGGGAGGCATTTCCAAGGTAGACTCAACAGGTCTCTGGGAAATCTACTAGAGATGAAGAGATACCTTGACCTGTGAGAAGAAAGGAGTCAGGAGTTAACTGAAGCCAAGCATCCTGAAGCttgcttctaatcccagcactcacatgcagagagggaggaggatctctgtgagtttaaggccagtctggtcattGCAAGTTTCCAGGCCAGCTACTGCTATACAGTGAGACACTAttgaagaaagggagagagggggacaaGTAAAACGAATGAAGCTTCTaaagaacaagagagtgaggTGAATGAGGGAGCTGAAATTCCTCAGCCAAACAGAAGAGAATATCCTAGTGAatttctgatttgtttgattttagtttgtttgagacagtctcactctataacccagactggcctaTAACTCACAGTGTAGAACAGAACAGCCTGAAACTTAGGCAATTTTGTTCAGGCTCTAAGTGCACACATTACAGGTGGTGAGCCAACATGCCcagctttgggttttgtttttaagatcataaaaataagaatctTGACCTATCTGCTAGAGAAGGTAATAATACATTTGAGGGGAAAAAACACATTGAGGACTTAGTGTAGTAAAATGACAGAGAATTTGACATGGCTGTGGGTTCCAGTCTTATcaccaggaagaaaggaaggggtcaAGTGCCAGAAAGGGCCCCTATAAGGTTAAGAAGAATGATTAGCAGTGGGCCACATCAGCAGTGCCTACTCTTCAACAGCAGATAATCCAGGACATGTTTGAGAGGCCAAGTCTAGGGAATTCCAAAGGACAGGGTAGACAAGAGGGTAATGAGATGTACAACCCAAAGAAGGTGCTACATCAGCCAGATGTGAGAAGCATTGGGCCAGTGTAAATACAAGCAGCCATTAGCTGCAGGAGGCAGGAAGTAGCCCATGGTGCTCTTTGCTGTGTGAATAGTGGGAAGGAAGGCCAGCATGTAAGCATCTGTGGGTGGGCATGATGGATGCAAAAATAATAGGAGTTAGAGGTAAAGGAAAGAGggtgaaacctaaggataaaactCCAGCAACTACACAGTAGGAGGGCTGGCTGTCCCACAGGGGATGCTGGAAGTTCCACATCCACATCTCGGGCTTCTATAAACCCAGAGTGGACCATGGATTCCGCTCTCTCACATCTATGATACAAACTTTTGAGGAAAATAGTCACCTGAACCATGCTGTCCCAATTTCCAGCTGAAAGAGGCTTATGTACTATGACTGCCACCCTGGAGGTGCTTAAGACATCTGAAAACTTAAAAACATACTGCTATATGATTTAACATTTAGATTGAGCCTATAAATTGATCAACTGTTAAACCTTCAAAATTTTGCTTTTAACAGGTTGGTAGGAAATTTTCACACTAAATAAAAATAGTACTCTGCTTTTCACAGATACTACATCTACAAGGAAGATAAAAGTATCTTACCATCCTCCAGGAATTGGATATCAGATGTGTCAAGATTATGATCTGTTTCAAATAACTGTTtccctaaaaaaataaataaataaatatacttaaTTCAAACAGCATATCATTGTTTCATCGCCTATAATCACTTAAAAGGGTAAGACCCATGAAAACAAATCTGAACATCTCTATTTCTGGGAATATCAATAAATTTATGAATTGTAACATAGAATCAAGATATGTATTCATACTAAGACAGAAAACATAAAAACCCTAAGTTCCCAAGGTCTGGAAAAGTATGGGTTTAATTCTATCACCCTGAAGGCTTTTGGTCCTTCACATTCTTTTCTAAGGATCTGGACTATAAATCCAGACTCACCAAATATAATACAAAGCTACAGCATACATGGCAGCTATGAACTGTGTGTGAAGAGTGGACGTATTTTTTTCTGTGGAAATCTATCCCAGTCATCTGCTGTCAGGAAATGGTGTGGGCTGTGGGGTGAGAGCACTATACTCACCACTTAGTTTATTTTTCCCTGcttgttcttcttctttcattcgtttctttttaatttccaggAGTTCTGCGTCAAATTTGGCCTTCCAACTCAAGAAATTCTCAATTGTAACAGGGGTGCCATGAAACAGTTTCTTAGAAAATGAAAGACACAGATGTCCTGTCAATGAGGcagtaaacaaaaccaaaatgactGTCTTCTAGATACCCACAGCTACACagtgaagcagagacagacactactGATGTCTGCCTGGGCTAGCTATCTATTTAATTTCAGCAGCTTACTCTAGaaaagtcaaattttaaaaatattcttcttgcaaaacttaaaaaaataaagataatgtgCAATGTACTTACTGTACTTGCCAGAGCTATTTATCACGGTTACCTTGGTTTTAGTATGTTTTCAATACACGTCAATGTATAAGACTGCAATTACTTTTTTACTTCAGAGTTTGGAGGTAGCCCTGTTTATATCACTGTAACAGGGCTTGATAGCTCTTTTAGACACCCTGTTGAGAAGGATTTACATTTTTTGGTCTCACACAAGTGAGCTTTATCAATATGTCCTCGACCATAATTTCATTCCTAGGAAAATTCACCTTTTAGTCTTACTATTGTGATTTCCAAAAGCAAGTTACTTACAAATatcagaaaagaaatcaaagctaAATATCAACTAAGCctataaaagaatataaaaaacaaGGTTAAATTATACcttctctgcttcttctgcttccttttctttctgcttcttttcttcctctcttcttgttTTTATCTGATCAACTATTTCATTTAACTTTTCTTGAACAGCTGTCACGAGAGTGAAGATCATGACCATGCCAAGATTCTCCTCGGCCTGTGAAAAGCAAACACAGGAGAGAAACACACTTCTCAGGAAACTATAAGCTGCCCAAAGAAACAAAGTTATTTTATCAACTAAATTCCATGTTTATACAATGATTCCTCATTCAGTTATCCCATACAGTTGGATAAGTAGACATTAACATTTGAGTATAGAGCCAGAAACAGTGGTAGTAAATCCCAGCATTTATGAGATGGAgacaaaagtccctgaaactcTTGGCTCTATAGGGAGTTCGAGGTACCCTTGTCTTTAATGACTAGGACACAGACCTAGGGAACAAGTAAGTATTGTTGTTCTAAAATCTGAGAATATAGACTTCAAACTGAAAACTAGTGAGGAAGATTAAGAATGGTCACTTTTTAATAATTAAGAGAACTTCCAGAGAACATACACGTAACATCAGATACGAATCCCAGCACAATAGAGTGGATGACTTCAATACCCCAAAGTATACACAACCTTGGAGAGAATCTATCAGTCCAAAGTGTGAGAATAAGTGACTGCTGACTCTTCATCCCTAAATGGGACATATCTATCAGCCCATTCTGTCCCCAAGTTCAGAGGGCATCATGGAAGACTATAAGATCCAGAGGATAGGGAGATGTTctatgtcttctggacatgatatAGCCATTACATTTGTGATCTCATGACAGCTGTGCAAAACCTGCACTAAAACAAACTTTCCAAAATTCCAGCATCGATGGGAGAGGACACGGGGCCACCCATAACTGAGGAGCTCTGAGCAGTTG includes:
- the Rwdd1 gene encoding RWD domain-containing protein 1 isoform X1; translated protein: MVMIFTLVTAVQEKLNEIVDQIKTRREEEKKQKEKEAEEAEKKLFHGTPVTIENFLSWKAKFDAELLEIKKKRMKEEEQAGKNKLSGKQLFETDHNLDTSDIQFLEDAGNNVEVDESLFQEMDDLELEDGEDDPDYNPVAPGSDSSD
- the Rwdd1 gene encoding RWD domain-containing protein 1, with translation MTDYGEEQRNELEALESIYPDSFTVLSENPPSFTITVTSEAGENDETVQTTLKFTYSEKYPDEAPLYEIFSQENLEDNDVSDILKLLALQAEENLGMVMIFTLVTAVQEKLNEIVDQIKTRREEEKKQKEKEAEEAEKKLFHGTPVTIENFLSWKAKFDAELLEIKKKRMKEEEQAGKNKLSGKQLFETDHNLDTSDIQFLEDAGNNVEVDESLFQEMDDLELEDGEDDPDYNPVAPGSDSSD